Proteins encoded in a region of the Flammeovirga yaeyamensis genome:
- a CDS encoding DUF4230 domain-containing protein, producing the protein MSFYILFDIYKDNYSEEKNDHQLIVEELEGLGRLELYKAHVRDVAEYSEDNEYLEDIPIANEFFKSKILAVIGGEIVAYINLNEIKKDDIHLIDSTVVIDLPILHIDGRINPKEVKIYSSEHAGPDAMNKLYIEAEKKLKVTGQEMQLEARAKDNAKQYLAPILSKISGNKNIKINFKDSVHLNYMRK; encoded by the coding sequence ATGTCATTCTATATTCTATTTGACATCTACAAGGATAATTACTCTGAGGAAAAAAATGATCATCAACTTATCGTTGAAGAATTGGAAGGTTTAGGTCGCTTAGAACTCTACAAGGCACATGTTAGAGATGTAGCTGAGTATTCGGAAGATAACGAATACCTTGAGGATATTCCTATAGCCAATGAATTCTTTAAATCTAAAATTCTTGCAGTTATTGGAGGTGAGATTGTGGCTTATATCAATCTGAATGAAATCAAAAAAGACGATATTCACTTAATAGATTCTACTGTTGTTATTGATCTTCCTATACTTCATATTGATGGTAGAATAAACCCAAAAGAAGTAAAAATATATTCTTCTGAACATGCTGGCCCCGATGCAATGAACAAGCTTTATATAGAAGCAGAAAAGAAATTAAAAGTAACTGGGCAAGAAATGCAGTTAGAAGCTAGGGCAAAAGACAACGCAAAACAATATTTGGCACCTATATTGAGTAAGATAAGTGGTAACAAAAACATTAAAATCAACTTTAAGGATAGCGTTCATTTAAATTATATGCGCAAATAA
- a CDS encoding FAD-dependent oxidoreductase — protein sequence MSYPQYDAIIIGGGLGGLVSAATLSKRGKKVLLLEQHYVIGGCATTFKRKDFIMEVGLHEMDGLYERDIKNDIFDYLDIKKNVDLLQVPEVYNFKSNDLDFVLPHGHDAALNALVEKFPHERKNIEKFLLFMDAILSELPSFPVDKWKQYLNLPFMPLTYPNVVKASKKTLGEWLDHYFDDDNLKLVLQANLLYYHDDPYSMSMIYFSAAQTSYISGGGYFIKGGSQKLSDYLKEFIEENSGTVLLGQKVKNIIIENKVATGVVFQDAFNPNNTKKVSGKKIIANCAVPVVKKMLPNEEAIKLGKKIDHLKPACSLLSIYIGFKSDIKKLGSKYYSTFFNSSSVKNINEIYANANGDYSERNYVFVDYSQIDSELAPQNKSFGVICCADYLKNWENLSPEEYKIKKEEVSKIFIDRLNDHIPGIANEIEYYELATSKTINRYTGNPFGTPYGFAQTPNQSGMGRNPLQSPVKNLHFAGAWTFPGGGFTGAIISGFLCANQVDKSINSKKLTNSNVQDNRLVKLIEKKNIAQNTVELVYEKPDNFDYDAGQYAILELIDPPFSNLDVPHRPLSIVSHPSENKIKFTMRYSNSSFKKSISELIVNDYSKIYGPLGKFTVKNATKGIAFIVSGIGITPILPLLMELKEKEYKEPIYLFYSNKTEESAAYHEDFLKMKLDNFNYVPVFTSKEKRIDSNFLNEYLHQWGDFHYYIVGSSEFSKSLVKQLSCNPFIEQKDIKVDDFG from the coding sequence ATGTCTTACCCACAATACGATGCAATTATCATTGGTGGTGGTCTTGGAGGATTGGTCTCTGCCGCTACTTTAAGTAAAAGAGGAAAAAAAGTATTACTCCTAGAACAACATTATGTTATAGGAGGTTGTGCGACTACTTTTAAAAGAAAAGATTTTATCATGGAGGTTGGCCTTCATGAAATGGATGGTTTATACGAAAGGGATATCAAAAATGATATTTTCGATTATCTTGATATTAAAAAGAATGTAGACTTATTACAAGTTCCTGAAGTGTACAATTTCAAATCGAATGATCTTGATTTTGTTCTTCCACACGGTCATGATGCAGCATTAAATGCTTTAGTTGAAAAATTTCCTCATGAACGAAAAAACATAGAAAAGTTCCTACTTTTCATGGATGCTATACTCTCAGAATTACCAAGTTTTCCAGTGGATAAATGGAAGCAGTATTTAAACTTGCCATTTATGCCTTTGACTTATCCAAATGTGGTAAAAGCATCTAAAAAAACGTTAGGAGAATGGTTGGATCATTACTTTGATGATGATAACCTGAAGTTAGTGCTACAGGCCAACTTACTTTATTATCATGATGATCCTTACAGCATGTCTATGATCTATTTTTCGGCTGCTCAAACCTCTTATATTTCTGGAGGAGGATATTTCATTAAAGGTGGGTCACAAAAGCTATCTGATTACCTTAAAGAGTTTATAGAAGAAAACAGTGGTACTGTACTATTAGGTCAGAAGGTTAAAAACATAATCATTGAAAACAAGGTCGCAACAGGAGTTGTTTTCCAAGATGCTTTTAATCCTAATAATACCAAAAAGGTATCGGGAAAAAAAATAATAGCCAATTGTGCTGTGCCTGTGGTAAAAAAAATGCTACCTAATGAGGAAGCTATAAAATTGGGCAAGAAGATTGACCATTTAAAACCTGCATGTTCCTTATTAAGCATCTACATAGGCTTTAAAAGTGATATCAAAAAGCTGGGCAGTAAGTATTACTCTACTTTTTTCAACTCTTCATCAGTGAAGAATATCAACGAGATTTATGCCAATGCTAATGGTGATTATTCTGAAAGGAATTATGTATTTGTAGATTATAGCCAGATTGATTCTGAACTTGCTCCTCAAAACAAAAGCTTTGGAGTGATCTGCTGTGCTGATTACCTGAAAAATTGGGAAAATTTATCTCCAGAAGAATATAAAATCAAAAAAGAAGAGGTTTCTAAAATTTTTATTGATAGACTTAATGATCATATACCAGGTATAGCCAATGAAATTGAGTACTACGAATTAGCCACTTCAAAAACAATCAATAGATATACAGGAAATCCATTTGGTACCCCATATGGTTTTGCTCAAACCCCTAATCAATCGGGAATGGGGAGAAATCCATTACAATCTCCTGTCAAAAATTTACATTTCGCCGGTGCTTGGACTTTTCCTGGTGGTGGATTTACAGGAGCTATAATCAGTGGTTTCCTTTGTGCGAACCAAGTGGACAAATCCATTAATTCTAAAAAGTTAACCAACTCAAATGTTCAAGATAATCGTTTGGTTAAACTTATTGAGAAAAAAAATATTGCACAAAATACAGTTGAATTAGTCTACGAGAAACCAGACAATTTTGACTATGATGCTGGACAATATGCTATTCTTGAACTTATAGATCCGCCCTTTTCAAATTTAGACGTCCCTCACAGGCCGTTATCCATCGTATCACATCCTTCTGAAAACAAAATTAAGTTTACTATGAGATACAGTAACAGTTCATTTAAAAAATCAATAAGTGAATTAATTGTAAACGATTACAGTAAAATTTACGGTCCTCTTGGAAAATTTACAGTAAAAAATGCTACAAAGGGTATTGCTTTTATCGTATCTGGAATTGGTATTACACCTATATTACCGCTTCTTATGGAGTTGAAAGAAAAAGAATATAAAGAACCAATTTATCTTTTCTATTCCAACAAAACAGAAGAGAGTGCCGCTTACCATGAAGATTTCTTAAAAATGAAATTGGATAACTTTAATTATGTCCCTGTATTTACATCAAAAGAAAAAAGAATAGATTCTAATTTCCTTAATGAATACTTACATCAATGGGGAGATTTCCATTACTACATTGTTGGATCAAGTGAGTTTAGTAAAAGTTTAGTAAAACAGCTTTCGTGTAATCCATTTATAGAACAAAAAGATATTAAAGTCGATGATTTTGGGTGA
- a CDS encoding DEAD/DEAH box helicase, translated as MKVSTQLPFQLVYSLFQHQFLGYLFESFVIQLNKENKLTLQHQNISSRNAHEFKQRLDDTDFELIALMDEIQPDAIANRFGNKKRMKPDVFFLTVFDEQKGDELLQKKINAFVEKQRSKILEKLHNKMVFEMGKDGNPTYKTIRVQKEKAEIEFRFWRNKEQENTNYRPFMFYDGEKVEFQYKNAVLLSNTPAWLLLEGKLFTFKGGVDGKKIKPFLYKNFIAVPQKMEKSYYEKFISHLIEDYKVWASGFSIVNRNEEVKAKLKVTELIIESEDENVVLPSEVELLMQFDYNGVVVDASTFGKRSKVTMLYEDDEFTFTKTWRDTRFEESILQTVGNMQLDGIDKGRVVLPKNDAFSWLSKHSNTLADFNIKVTQSLEEGKKYFVGESKINLEVTEDRDWFDIKTKVVFGEFEIPFQTIRKLIVSGRHEFELPNGEIAIIPNEWFTQYQELFYFLDHESPRLQKHHLALVQDLQEGSLAKVSFDRKLERLSDFDKIEDYKVPRSFKGKLRPYQKAGYNWMRFLSEYNFGGCLADDMGLGKTVQTLSVLEFERVSHNGTSLLIMPTSLVYNWEMEAKKFTPKMKILNYTGTNRVKNPEKFGHYDIVITSYGTARIDAEILSEYYFNYIILDEAQTIKNPTSIVTKAVNQLKSRKRLLLTGTPIENTTMDLWSQMNFANVGLLGSQNFFKKEFLTPIERRKDEEKYNKLYRLIKPFIMRRHKSQVASELPEKVEKVMYIDMTAEQKKKYEEVKSSYRNDILEHIESTGVKGSQFMLLKGLTELRQLANHPKLVEEKYEDSAGKFDEVIRSLNNAVAEGHKILVFSQFVKHLSIFKKELDDNGMKYAYLDGGTKDRKKEVNDFQNNKDIQIFLISLKAGGLGLNLTAADYVFILDPWWNPAIEAQAIDRAHRIGQENKVFVYKFITRGTVEEKILALQQSKKELADTLITTEESFMKKLSKDDIKTLLS; from the coding sequence ATGAAAGTCTCCACACAACTTCCATTTCAGTTAGTATATTCATTATTTCAACATCAATTCTTAGGATATCTTTTTGAGTCCTTTGTTATACAATTAAATAAGGAAAATAAACTAACCCTTCAGCATCAGAATATTTCCTCAAGAAATGCTCATGAATTTAAACAACGCTTAGACGATACAGATTTTGAGCTTATTGCTTTAATGGATGAAATTCAGCCCGATGCCATTGCCAACCGTTTTGGTAATAAAAAGAGAATGAAACCAGACGTATTCTTTTTGACTGTTTTTGATGAGCAAAAAGGAGATGAGTTATTGCAAAAAAAGATTAACGCTTTTGTGGAGAAACAGCGTTCGAAAATCTTAGAAAAACTGCATAATAAAATGGTTTTCGAAATGGGGAAAGATGGTAATCCTACCTATAAAACGATTCGGGTTCAAAAGGAAAAAGCTGAAATAGAATTCAGATTCTGGAGAAATAAAGAACAAGAAAATACGAACTACCGACCATTCATGTTTTATGATGGTGAAAAGGTTGAGTTTCAATATAAAAATGCGGTGTTATTATCAAATACTCCGGCTTGGCTTTTACTCGAAGGAAAGCTTTTTACTTTTAAAGGTGGTGTCGACGGTAAAAAAATCAAACCATTTTTATACAAAAACTTCATTGCTGTTCCTCAGAAAATGGAGAAAAGTTATTATGAGAAGTTTATTTCTCACTTAATAGAAGACTACAAAGTGTGGGCAAGTGGTTTCTCTATTGTGAATAGAAATGAAGAAGTAAAAGCAAAACTTAAGGTAACTGAATTAATAATTGAGTCAGAAGACGAGAACGTTGTTCTTCCATCAGAAGTAGAATTATTAATGCAGTTTGATTATAACGGTGTTGTTGTTGATGCTTCTACATTTGGTAAGAGAAGTAAAGTAACAATGCTTTATGAAGACGACGAATTTACATTTACCAAAACATGGAGAGATACTCGATTTGAAGAGTCTATTCTTCAAACAGTAGGTAATATGCAATTAGACGGTATTGATAAGGGTAGGGTGGTTCTTCCTAAAAACGATGCCTTTTCGTGGTTGTCAAAGCATTCGAATACATTAGCTGATTTCAATATTAAAGTCACACAATCCCTAGAAGAAGGAAAAAAATACTTTGTAGGAGAATCAAAGATTAACCTCGAAGTGACTGAAGATAGAGATTGGTTCGATATAAAAACAAAAGTAGTATTTGGGGAATTCGAAATTCCTTTCCAAACGATCAGAAAATTGATTGTTTCAGGAAGACATGAATTCGAATTACCAAACGGAGAAATTGCCATCATTCCTAATGAGTGGTTTACTCAGTATCAAGAACTCTTTTATTTCCTTGATCATGAATCCCCAAGATTACAGAAACATCACCTTGCTTTAGTACAAGATTTACAAGAAGGTTCGCTGGCTAAAGTGAGCTTCGATAGAAAACTTGAACGTTTAAGCGACTTCGATAAAATTGAAGATTATAAAGTACCTAGATCGTTCAAAGGAAAATTACGTCCTTATCAAAAGGCAGGGTACAATTGGATGAGATTCTTATCTGAGTATAATTTTGGGGGGTGTCTTGCAGATGATATGGGTCTAGGTAAGACGGTTCAAACTTTAAGCGTCTTAGAATTTGAAAGAGTTTCTCATAATGGAACATCTCTTCTGATTATGCCGACTTCATTGGTATACAACTGGGAAATGGAGGCGAAGAAATTTACTCCAAAGATGAAAATCCTGAACTATACAGGAACGAATAGAGTAAAGAATCCAGAAAAATTTGGTCATTATGATATCGTTATCACTTCTTATGGTACAGCAAGAATTGATGCCGAGATTTTATCTGAATATTACTTCAATTATATTATTCTAGATGAAGCACAAACGATCAAAAACCCAACATCGATTGTGACCAAAGCTGTCAATCAGTTAAAAAGTAGAAAGCGATTACTATTGACAGGTACCCCTATTGAGAACACAACAATGGATTTGTGGTCGCAAATGAATTTTGCCAATGTAGGTTTATTGGGTAGTCAGAATTTCTTTAAAAAAGAGTTCTTGACGCCAATTGAAAGAAGAAAGGACGAAGAAAAATACAATAAATTATATCGTTTGATCAAGCCTTTTATTATGAGAAGGCATAAGTCACAGGTGGCATCAGAATTACCAGAAAAGGTAGAGAAAGTGATGTATATCGATATGACTGCAGAGCAAAAGAAGAAGTACGAAGAGGTAAAATCTTCTTACAGAAACGATATTTTAGAACATATAGAATCAACAGGAGTGAAAGGTTCACAATTCATGCTTTTAAAAGGCTTGACAGAATTGAGACAGTTGGCCAATCACCCTAAATTGGTGGAAGAAAAATACGAAGACTCAGCTGGTAAATTTGATGAGGTGATTCGATCACTGAATAATGCCGTAGCAGAAGGACATAAAATATTAGTATTTAGTCAGTTTGTTAAACACTTGTCTATTTTCAAAAAAGAGTTGGATGATAATGGAATGAAGTATGCCTACTTGGACGGAGGAACAAAAGACCGTAAAAAGGAAGTAAACGATTTCCAGAATAACAAAGACATTCAAATTTTCCTTATTTCATTAAAAGCTGGTGGACTAGGATTAAACCTTACTGCGGCTGATTATGTATTTATTTTAGATCCTTGGTGGAACCCTGCAATCGAGGCACAAGCCATAGATAGAGCACACCGAATTGGGCAGGAAAATAAAGTGTTTGTCTATAAATTTATTACAAGGGGTACAGTGGAAGAGAAGATCTTGGCACTTCAGCAAAGCAAAAAGGAATTAGCAGATACTTTGATTACAACAGAAGAAAGCTTTATGAAGAAGTTGAGTAAGGATGATATTAAGACACTACTGTCTTAG
- a CDS encoding TonB-dependent receptor, translating into MARYVITILFLSFLGLNIHAQTTTSGMSGLITDEDGNTLIGATVFATHTPSGTKYGVTTREDGRFALPNMRVGGPYEVIVSYVGFQNVAYKDINLTLGNTYVLNVTMSSEDEMLNEIEITATQGLANSEMTGAATNVDENTLRMMPTISRSTSDFTRLTPQSDGNSFGGRNNLYNNFSLDGSIFNNSFGLDAAAPGGQTNSQPVSLDAIEQVQVSLAPYDVRQSGFTGAGVNAVTKSGTNEFKGTAYTYFRNNSMIGSTVDGADITNPDLNYNQSGFSIGGPILKNKLFFFANAEFTRRTDPATTYRAAKNEQEAQDALDGKISGVSRVLEQDLEDISSLLRNKYGYETGPYQDYNLETYNNKFLAKLDWNINEAHTFSIRYNHLTSYRDNLPHPIAIAPSSRVPSVNTMQYQNSGYRINNNFDSFMAELNSRFGNKYSNKMQIGYTAFRDTRELPNSMPFPMVDVVKGGTTYVSFGSEQFSVENKLSQNVFQFTDNFTIYKRNHTITLGTNFEYFGFENAFNLQRYGYPFFGGYEYTGAAGLETALDGYFGGFGGYEGYRSSVTGAPIKSVDVNVAQFSLYAQDEWNVNDNFVLTYGLRMDVPIYLTDIAPNEQVNNYEGWRDQNDQAARVDVTQLPKNSPMFSPRVGFNYNVNGQNTTQLRGGTGLFTGRIPFVWISNQAANSQFDDWYTFQINGTTDDFRFPQVWRSNFAIDHELPGGIIGTFEAIYTKDMHAVQHVNYNMVTNRERATGADNREIYPATGPRIKPMWQGPSDAEGQENSFLDAGMIMLDNTDKGYQYSLTGQLKKNFRSGVSLMAAYTYSEAKDITSNPGEIAADAYQRNAVVGNPNTPGLAFSSFGLKHRLIASLSYALQYGSKKNFGTSFGMFFEAAQGNRFSYTYAGDMNRDGIIGNDLMYVPANRGEIQLVDITDGTGNVVVSAEEQWNQLDAYISQDDYLSSRRGDYAERNGAVSPWYTQLDMKILQDFNIEVGGKKNTIQLSFDIQNLGNLLNSSWGVRQQVANDRFINFVGYSSADSNTPQYQYVGGNTTFVNNTSTDSRWRMQVGLRYIFN; encoded by the coding sequence ATGGCACGCTACGTCATTACAATTTTATTCCTCAGTTTTTTAGGATTAAATATCCATGCCCAAACCACAACATCTGGAATGAGTGGTTTAATAACTGATGAAGACGGGAACACTTTAATCGGTGCTACTGTATTTGCTACACACACTCCTTCTGGTACTAAATACGGAGTAACTACTAGAGAAGATGGTCGTTTTGCTTTACCTAACATGAGAGTAGGTGGCCCTTACGAAGTGATCGTATCTTATGTAGGTTTTCAAAATGTAGCTTATAAAGACATCAATTTGACATTAGGTAACACTTATGTTTTAAATGTTACTATGAGCTCGGAGGACGAAATGTTGAATGAAATCGAAATCACAGCGACACAGGGTTTAGCTAATTCAGAAATGACTGGAGCAGCTACTAACGTGGATGAAAACACGTTGAGAATGATGCCTACGATTTCAAGATCAACTTCTGATTTTACAAGACTAACTCCTCAATCAGACGGAAATAGTTTTGGTGGTAGAAACAATCTTTACAACAACTTCTCTTTGGATGGTTCTATTTTCAATAACTCTTTTGGACTAGACGCTGCTGCTCCAGGTGGTCAAACAAACTCTCAACCTGTTTCTCTTGATGCCATTGAGCAAGTTCAAGTTTCTTTGGCTCCTTACGATGTACGTCAAAGTGGTTTTACAGGCGCAGGTGTAAATGCAGTGACAAAATCAGGTACTAACGAATTTAAAGGTACTGCTTATACTTATTTTAGAAACAACAGTATGATTGGTAGCACTGTAGATGGTGCAGATATTACTAATCCTGATTTAAATTACAATCAATCTGGTTTTAGTATTGGAGGTCCTATTCTTAAAAACAAACTTTTCTTCTTTGCAAATGCTGAATTTACTAGAAGAACTGATCCTGCTACTACTTATAGAGCTGCAAAAAATGAGCAAGAAGCACAAGATGCATTAGATGGTAAAATTTCTGGAGTATCTAGAGTTTTAGAACAAGATCTAGAAGACATTAGCAGCTTATTGAGAAATAAATACGGTTACGAAACTGGTCCTTACCAAGATTATAACTTAGAAACTTATAACAATAAGTTTTTGGCTAAGTTAGACTGGAACATAAATGAGGCACACACTTTTTCTATTCGTTATAATCACTTAACTTCTTATAGAGACAATTTACCTCACCCAATTGCGATCGCACCATCATCTCGTGTTCCTTCTGTGAATACAATGCAGTATCAAAATTCTGGCTATAGAATCAATAACAATTTCGATTCATTTATGGCAGAATTAAATAGCCGTTTCGGAAACAAGTATTCTAACAAAATGCAAATTGGTTATACAGCATTCAGAGATACCCGTGAGTTACCTAACTCAATGCCTTTCCCAATGGTGGATGTTGTTAAAGGTGGTACCACTTATGTTTCTTTTGGTTCTGAGCAATTCTCAGTAGAAAATAAATTAAGCCAAAACGTATTCCAGTTTACAGATAACTTCACTATTTATAAAAGAAATCACACCATTACTTTGGGTACAAACTTTGAATACTTTGGTTTTGAAAATGCGTTCAACTTACAAAGATATGGCTACCCATTCTTTGGTGGATATGAATACACAGGAGCTGCAGGTTTAGAAACAGCTTTAGATGGATACTTTGGTGGATTTGGTGGTTATGAAGGATATAGATCTTCAGTAACAGGTGCTCCAATTAAATCTGTTGATGTAAACGTTGCTCAGTTCTCTCTTTATGCACAAGACGAATGGAATGTAAATGATAACTTCGTTTTAACTTATGGTTTGAGAATGGACGTTCCAATCTATTTAACTGATATTGCACCAAACGAACAGGTTAATAATTACGAAGGTTGGAGAGATCAAAATGATCAGGCGGCAAGAGTTGATGTTACTCAACTTCCTAAGAACTCACCAATGTTCTCACCAAGAGTTGGGTTTAACTACAATGTAAATGGTCAAAATACAACTCAGTTAAGAGGTGGAACTGGTTTGTTTACCGGTAGAATTCCTTTTGTTTGGATCTCTAACCAAGCTGCAAACTCTCAATTCGACGATTGGTATACTTTCCAAATTAACGGTACTACAGACGATTTTAGATTCCCTCAGGTATGGAGATCTAATTTTGCCATTGACCACGAACTTCCTGGCGGTATTATTGGTACTTTCGAAGCGATCTATACAAAAGATATGCACGCTGTTCAACACGTAAACTATAACATGGTTACGAACAGAGAAAGAGCAACTGGAGCTGATAACAGAGAAATCTACCCTGCAACTGGTCCTAGAATTAAACCAATGTGGCAAGGTCCATCGGATGCTGAAGGTCAAGAAAACTCTTTCCTAGATGCTGGTATGATTATGTTGGACAATACAGACAAAGGTTACCAATATAGTTTAACTGGTCAATTGAAAAAGAATTTCAGATCAGGTGTTTCACTAATGGCTGCCTATACTTATTCAGAAGCGAAAGATATAACTTCTAACCCAGGAGAAATTGCTGCAGATGCTTACCAAAGAAATGCAGTAGTGGGTAACCCTAACACTCCAGGTTTAGCGTTTTCTTCTTTTGGATTAAAGCATAGATTAATTGCCTCACTTTCTTACGCTCTACAATATGGTAGTAAAAAGAACTTTGGTACTTCATTTGGTATGTTCTTCGAAGCGGCACAAGGTAACAGATTCTCTTACACATATGCTGGTGATATGAACAGAGACGGTATTATTGGTAACGACTTAATGTATGTTCCTGCTAACCGTGGAGAAATTCAATTGGTCGATATAACTGACGGAACAGGTAATGTTGTTGTTTCTGCTGAAGAACAATGGAACCAATTAGATGCTTATATCTCACAAGATGACTATTTAAGTTCAAGAAGAGGTGATTATGCAGAAAGAAACGGTGCTGTTTCTCCTTGGTACACTCAATTAGATATGAAGATCCTTCAAGATTTCAATATCGAAGTAGGCGGAAAGAAAAACACTATCCAATTATCATTTGATATTCAAAACTTGGGTAACTTATTAAACTCATCATGGGGTGTACGTCAGCAAGTAGCTAACGATCGCTTTATTAATTTTGTTGGTTATTCATCAGCTGATTCGAATACACCACAATATCAATACGTTGGCGGTAACACTACTTTCGTTAACAACACTTCTACAGATTCTCGTTGGAGAATGCAAGTTGGTTTAAGATATATCTTTAACTAA